One Methanoculleus sp. 7T genomic window carries:
- a CDS encoding restriction endonuclease subunit S, producing the protein MASENQAKLGEVAQIIMGQSPPGYTYNEEGRGTPFFQGVKDFGYRFPTPRVYCTAPTRVAEPCDILLSVRAPIGRINTATERCAIGRGLAIIRPKDPDDARYIEYVLRDLEPYLRSLEGGGSVFGNAKRSDLETIHLLWPDKLHRMHTACILSSLDDKIEINHRMNATLEAMARVIFKSWFMDFDPVRAKMEGREPAGMNAETAALFPDELETVDGQEVPKGWMIGKLGDVAENIRRNIQSMDIGADTNYISLAEMPRKSIALDTWVKAGKIDSNKFQFQAGEFLFGKLRPYFHKVGVAPIDGVCSTDILVIVPKSQILNAFTLAQISSSPFIDFVNQSATGTKMPRTNWDTMARYTIVLPSAEVLGAFERAVGPMLKQIQNNIIQSRTLATIRDTLLPKLISGEIRVPDAMLEAAEA; encoded by the coding sequence ATGGCGAGTGAAAACCAAGCTAAACTTGGAGAAGTTGCTCAAATCATCATGGGTCAATCGCCGCCTGGCTACACTTATAATGAAGAGGGGCGAGGAACTCCCTTCTTTCAGGGTGTGAAGGATTTCGGTTATCGCTTTCCTACACCGCGAGTCTACTGCACGGCTCCAACCAGAGTAGCAGAGCCATGTGACATACTTCTAAGTGTGCGTGCTCCCATTGGACGAATTAATACTGCAACAGAAAGATGTGCTATTGGGCGTGGTCTCGCGATAATCCGCCCAAAAGATCCAGATGATGCACGTTATATTGAGTATGTGCTTCGTGATTTGGAACCTTACTTGAGAAGTTTAGAGGGCGGCGGCTCTGTCTTTGGTAATGCCAAACGTTCAGACCTGGAGACCATACACTTGCTATGGCCTGACAAACTTCATCGGATGCATACCGCCTGCATTCTCTCCTCCCTCGACGACAAGATCGAAATCAACCACCGCATGAACGCCACCCTTGAGGCCATGGCGCGGGTGATCTTCAAGTCCTGGTTCATGGACTTCGACCCGGTGCGGGCAAAGATGGAGGGCAGGGAGCCCGCCGGGATGAATGCGGAGACGGCGGCGCTATTTCCAGACGAGTTAGAGACGGTGGATGGGCAAGAGGTGCCTAAAGGATGGATGATTGGTAAATTAGGGGATGTTGCAGAAAATATTCGACGCAACATTCAATCAATGGATATTGGCGCCGATACCAACTACATTAGCCTAGCAGAAATGCCTCGAAAATCCATAGCATTAGATACATGGGTGAAAGCAGGAAAAATCGACAGTAACAAATTCCAGTTCCAAGCGGGAGAATTTCTCTTTGGTAAATTGAGACCCTACTTCCATAAAGTCGGTGTCGCACCGATTGATGGCGTATGCTCTACAGACATCCTTGTCATTGTCCCTAAAAGCCAAATCTTAAATGCCTTCACATTAGCCCAAATTTCGAGCAGTCCTTTCATAGATTTTGTAAATCAATCAGCTACTGGGACGAAAATGCCAAGAACAAACTGGGACACAATGGCTAGGTACACGATAGTTTTACCCTCTGCCGAGGTTCTCGGAGCATTCGAGCGGGCTGTTGGCCCGATGTTAAAACAGATTCAAAATAACATCATCCAATCCCGCACCCTCGCCACCATCCGCGACACCCTCCTCCCGAAGCTCATCTCCGGCGAGATCCGCGTCCCTGACGCCATGCTGGAGGCGGCGGAGGCATGA